In the Leptospira limi genome, one interval contains:
- the hpf gene encoding ribosome hibernation-promoting factor, HPF/YfiA family, which produces MKINYTWKHLDRSEAAEKYADEKLERVTKFVQKVVSCEVSFEAIHGEINANLKLHADGNNFNAHNQDKDIYVCIDGLEDKIISQTSKHHDKKSQH; this is translated from the coding sequence ATGAAAATCAATTATACTTGGAAACATTTAGACCGATCCGAAGCTGCTGAAAAATATGCAGATGAAAAACTAGAACGAGTGACAAAATTCGTACAAAAAGTTGTATCTTGTGAAGTTTCCTTTGAAGCCATCCATGGAGAAATCAACGCTAACCTCAAGTTACACGCTGATGGAAATAATTTTAACGCACATAACCAAGACAAAGACATTTATGTGTGTATCGATGGTTTAGAAGACAAAATCATCTCCCAAACAAGCAAACACCACGACAAAAAAAGCCAACACTAA